The Rhinopithecus roxellana isolate Shanxi Qingling chromosome 13, ASM756505v1, whole genome shotgun sequence genome contains a region encoding:
- the KDELR3 gene encoding ER lumen protein-retaining receptor 3 isoform X2, translating to MNVFRILGDLSHLLAMILLLGKIWRSKCCTGISGKSQILFALVFTTRYLDLFTNFISIYNTVMKVVFLLCAYVTVYMIYGKFRKTFDSENDTFRLEFLLVPVIGLSFLENYSFTPLEILWTFSIYLESVAILPQLFMISKTGEAETITTHYLFFLGLYRALYLANWIRRYQTENFYDQIAVVSGVVQTIFYCDFFYLYVTKVLKGKKLSLPMPI from the exons ATGAACGTGTTCCGAATCCTCGGCGACCTGAGCCACCTCCTGGCCATGATCTTGCTGCTGGGGAAGATCTGGAGGTCCAAGTGCTGCACGG GCATCTCTGGGAAGAGCCAGATCCTTTTTGCTCTCGTCTTCACCACCAGATACCTGGACCTGTTCACCAACTTCATCTCCATCTACAACACAGTAATGAAG GTGGTTTTTCTCCTCTGTGCCTATGTTACAGTGTACATGATATATGGGAAATTTCGTAAAACTTTTGACAGTGAGAATGACACATTCCGCCTGGAGTTTCTTCTGGTCCCAGTCATTGGCCTTTCCTTCCTTGAAAACTACAGTTTCACTCCGCTGGAG ATCCTCTGGACTTTCTCTATCTACCTGGAGTCAGTGGCTATTCTGCCCCAGCTCTTCATGATCAGCAagactggagaggctgagaccaTTACTACTCACTACCTGTTCTTTCTGGGTCTGTACCGGGCACTCTACCTGGCTAACTGGATCAGGCGGTACCAGACCGAGAATTTCTATGACCAAATCGCAGTGGTGTCTGGAGTAGTACAAACCATCTTCTACTGTGACTTCTTCTACTTGTATGTGACCAAAG TCCTTAAGGGAAAGAAGTTAAGTCTTCCAATGCCAATCTGA
- the KDELR3 gene encoding ER lumen protein-retaining receptor 3 isoform X1, which translates to MNVFRILGDLSHLLAMILLLGKIWRSKCCTGISGKSQILFALVFTTRYLDLFTNFISIYNTVMKVVFLLCAYVTVYMIYGKFRKTFDSENDTFRLEFLLVPVIGLSFLENYSFTPLEILWTFSIYLESVAILPQLFMISKTGEAETITTHYLFFLGLYRALYLANWIRRYQTENFYDQIAVVSGVVQTIFYCDFFYLYVTKGRSWDNSTDAGTGLRSYSSIQ; encoded by the exons ATGAACGTGTTCCGAATCCTCGGCGACCTGAGCCACCTCCTGGCCATGATCTTGCTGCTGGGGAAGATCTGGAGGTCCAAGTGCTGCACGG GCATCTCTGGGAAGAGCCAGATCCTTTTTGCTCTCGTCTTCACCACCAGATACCTGGACCTGTTCACCAACTTCATCTCCATCTACAACACAGTAATGAAG GTGGTTTTTCTCCTCTGTGCCTATGTTACAGTGTACATGATATATGGGAAATTTCGTAAAACTTTTGACAGTGAGAATGACACATTCCGCCTGGAGTTTCTTCTGGTCCCAGTCATTGGCCTTTCCTTCCTTGAAAACTACAGTTTCACTCCGCTGGAG ATCCTCTGGACTTTCTCTATCTACCTGGAGTCAGTGGCTATTCTGCCCCAGCTCTTCATGATCAGCAagactggagaggctgagaccaTTACTACTCACTACCTGTTCTTTCTGGGTCTGTACCGGGCACTCTACCTGGCTAACTGGATCAGGCGGTACCAGACCGAGAATTTCTATGACCAAATCGCAGTGGTGTCTGGAGTAGTACAAACCATCTTCTACTGTGACTTCTTCTACTTGTATGTGACCAAAGGTAGGTCCTGGGATAATAGCACTGATGCTGGCACTGGCCTAAGGAGTTACTCATCCATTCAATAA